In Chromatiales bacterium, the genomic stretch GCCAATCACCTGCACCTGACTGAGCGCCCCGACCGCCTGACTGACGATCACACTGACTTTCGGCGTACGTATGTAAACCGCCAGAGCGGTTTCAAGGTCTGACGCCAGCTGCGCCGGCGTCTTGCCAACCGTCACGGTATCCCCGACCAGCGGCGTGGAAATCCGTCCATCCGGCCGCACCGGCACCGTCACCGACAGCTCCGGATTCTGCCAGACGAAGATCTGCAGGGTATCGCCCGGGCCGATCAGATAGTCCGCACTGACCACGGAAGCAGCCGGGGCAGGCGCTTCAGCCGAAGTCTGGGCCAGCGCCGGCTGTACGAGGAGGCTCGTGATCAGCAAGGCACAGATTGACTTGAACAGCGACATGGAAAACTCCTTCATGGGACTGAACACGGAGGTGTGCAGCATACTACTCCGAAGCGGAGAGCAGTCCTTCTGCCACCAGGCATTCGCGCATGGTACTGAAGCGAAAGTCGGCCAGCAGCTGCTCAAGGCGCGGCAGGGTACGGTGCAGATTGAGGTAGTGCCGGAACCGCGACCGCCACCCGGCATCGGCGATCCGTGGCTGCTCCGGATCAACTTCCCAGGGGTGCAGATAGAACACCACGGGCCGCCCCTGTGCCCGGACCCGACTCAGGCCCCAGCGCGTCAGGCCGTAGGGGAACAGGCGAAAATACCCGCCACCGGCCATCGGAATGTTCTGGCCAAACACCTCGACAGCAGTGAGCGGATATTCGACCAGCGTTCTGCCTTCCGGCGTCGTCAGCCGGTGCGGAACGGTCTGTGCGTCCGGAATGCCATAGCGATCATGACGCACGGGAAAAATACTCGAGTCATATTCAAAGCCCTCCTCCTTCAGGATATCGAGGGCCCACAGCGAATCGCGGGTAATCGAATAGGTTGCGGCACGATAGCCGGTAACCGCCACCTGCCCGAGGTCCTCCAGCAGCCGCTTGCTGTCGCGGGTTTCCTGGCGGAATACCGCCGGTGTCTGCGTCACGATGCGCTGATGACTCATGCCGTGGGATGCCAGCTCGTGCCCGCGGGCCACGATCGAGCGCACGAGTTCTGGATGACGTACGGCAATCCAGCCGAGAACAAAAAAGGTACCGTGGACCTGATGCCGGTCGAGCAGGTCGAGCAGCCGACCGGTATTGGCCACCACACGCGAGCCAAAGCTGTCCCAGTCCGACGGGTCGATTACCCTTGAAAACGCATCGACCTGGAAATAGTCCTCGACATCGACGGTAAATGCACAGGGTGGTGAAGTCATGCAGACCTGCTCAATTGAAACAGCGAACCCTCTTCCGGGGCCTGGCCCGATACTGTAGCTGCTTATGCCCCGTCTGCCACGCCCGATGGAGTGTGGTGTGAACTGCATCACACCGTTCGCAGCGGTGCGGGTGCAGCCGGCGAGCCTTACGCCGCATCCATTCACGGTGTCCAGATGATAGGCTAGGCGGCACAGATGGAGCACTACAGCGAATGGACTTCCAGAAGACACTTGCCCGGCTGATCGAGGATGCTCACCGCATGTGGGAGTTCCGCTGGCTGGGGCTCCTTTGCGCATGGCTGATTGCCGCCGGCGGCTGGTTCGCGGTGCAGCTCATCCCCGACAAGTACGAAGCTGCTGCCCGCGTCTACGTCAACGCGGAGGGCGTGCTGAAACCCCTGCTGCAAGGCCTGACGGTACCCACGGATCCGCTCGAACAGGTCAAGTTGATGACTCGCGCCCTGCTCAGCCGGCCGCACCTCGAGACCGTTGCCGACAAGACGGGGCTTTCCGCCCGGGCGCGAACTCCGGCAGAACGCGAATGGCTGCTGCTGAAACTGGAGGATTCCATCCTCGTGCTGCGGCCAATCCTGGCAGATGACGAGCAGGTCTACACGATTGCCTACAGCGATCACGACCCGAACATGGCCAGAGCCGTGGTGCAGACCCTGCTCGATGATCTCATCTCCGAATCCATGACCAGCGATATTGCCGACTCGGCCGAGGCCGGCGATTTCCTCCGCACGCAGATCAAGCAGTACGAAGACCGACTGACTGAAGCCGAAAACCGGCTGGCTGAATTCAAGAGGAAGAACATCGGCCTGCTGCAGGGCGAAACCGATTTCTATGCGCGCTTCGAGGCTGCCCGGGCTGAAGTCAGTACCCTGCAGTCACAGGTCAGCAGCCTGACCAACAAGCGCAATGAACTCGCCCGCCAGCTGGCCGGCGAGTCCACCGGCACAGACGGTATCGACCCGCTGCGCTCGAGTTCAGTGGATGGCCCGATCAGCAACCTGGAGGCTGAAATCGCCCAGCTGCGGCTGCGCTTCACGGACCAGCACCCGGACGTGCTGCGCGCCAAGCAGACGCTGGATGATCTGTACAAGATCCGCGAAGAAGAATTGCGCGCACGCGCTGCCGGCGGACTGGATACATCCAGGCGCAGTGTCGATCTGGTCTCACAGCGCATCAAGATCGCCCTCAGCACCACGGATGCCGACCTTGCCGCCCTGCGCTCGCAGTTGTCGCAGAAAAATGCCGAGGTCAGCTATCTGCGCGGCATGGCCAACACGATTCCGGAGGTGGAAGCGCAGCTGGCTCGCCTGAATCGCGATTACACCGTGGTAAAAACCGAATACGAAACGCTGTTGAAGCGACTCGAGTCGGCGCGGATGAACCAGGAGGTCCAGGCCGACAACAAGGACGTTACCTTCAAGGTTCTGGACCCGCCACGCACCCCGCTGCGACCGAGCAGCCCGAACCGCCTTCTCCTGAATACCCTGGTGCTTTTTGGCGCACTGGGCGGCGGACTGGCCGTGACCTTTCTGCTCGGCCAGCGGGATCCGAAGTTCTACTCCACAACCCCGCTCAACGAAGCTGCCGGCGTGCCCGTCTACGGCATGGTCAGCATCGTCGGCGATCCGGCAGCTCAGCTGCGGAACTGGCGCTTCCAGCTGACAGCAGGCGCACTGCTGTTAGCCTATATCGCGGTGCTGCTCAT encodes the following:
- a CDS encoding polysaccharide biosynthesis/export family protein yields the protein MSLFKSICALLITSLLVQPALAQTSAEAPAPAASVVSADYLIGPGDTLQIFVWQNPELSVTVPVRPDGRISTPLVGDTVTVGKTPAQLASDLETALAVYIRTPKVSVIVSQAVGALSQVQVIGQVTRPSGVPYHAGLRVLDALLAVGGLTEFAAPNRAVLIRTENGKESKTKIRVGDLLDSGDLDQNLLLKPGDVIVIPQTWF
- a CDS encoding DUF3473 domain-containing protein — translated: MTSPPCAFTVDVEDYFQVDAFSRVIDPSDWDSFGSRVVANTGRLLDLLDRHQVHGTFFVLGWIAVRHPELVRSIVARGHELASHGMSHQRIVTQTPAVFRQETRDSKRLLEDLGQVAVTGYRAATYSITRDSLWALDILKEEGFEYDSSIFPVRHDRYGIPDAQTVPHRLTTPEGRTLVEYPLTAVEVFGQNIPMAGGGYFRLFPYGLTRWGLSRVRAQGRPVVFYLHPWEVDPEQPRIADAGWRSRFRHYLNLHRTLPRLEQLLADFRFSTMRECLVAEGLLSASE